Sequence from the Aspergillus nidulans FGSC A4 chromosome III genome:
AGGCACCCAGGACGCGGCCTAcacggatgaagatgacgtTTCCTATGAGGAAGACTGTAAGGGCGATCAAGGATTTGGCCCAGAGATAAGCGGGGTATGCGGGTTGGCCGGAGACGCCTAGAGCTATGAAGACCGTGTTTCCTGAATCTGTCAGAGGACATACATTATTCCAACAATAGGATTGCTCGCTTACCTGTTTGCATACTGGAGAAACTCCCCCATGCGTTGAAGGACAGACCGTCGACAAGACCACTGACGAAGCCGCAcatgacaaggaagatgtCGGTGTGTTGGGTATTGACGTTGCATTTCATGTGCCTGGAAAAGCTGGATTGCCATGATACAGGCTCCTCATCGGAGAGGGTAACTGTATTGCCAGCAAGAGAAACAGTAGTACTGCCCCCCACAGACCATAACCCGCCCGGATATCTGGAATCATCTTGCTGCCCTTGTGGCCCCGTCGCAGTATCCCAGTATGTAAGCCGGTTGTTGCTTGTATTCGGTGCCGTTGGAGTGCTCCCTAGCGGGGCGGTCTCTATCTCTTTTAGGACCCTAGGGGGGTGCTGCATAATAACGGCAACGAAAGGAAGGGAGAAGGCCCGGCGTTCGACGGTAAGGCTTATTTATATGAGACAGAGAAGTATAGATAAGGTTCTTCAATCAAGCAGCCACAGGGCTTGTGGATCTGAGCAAGCTATTCTGAGAGATATTGATAGATTCGGGCAGATTCTAGCCTGCTGGGCGCAGGTGGCACTCAATATATGATCATTCTGTCCCTATCTGGCTGACGTCCGGGACAATCCCTCCTTCAAAATGGGTCCGCTCTGGCTGGGATACCGCATGAGAATCAATAGCGAGAACGCCAAGAGAAAAGCCCTAAGCCCATCAGCCCAACTCCGACTCGGACGAAAAAACAAGGTGCATGCTCGTTGATCTATCAGGTATCCGGAGTATAACCGAGCATGACCGTCCAGACCCGCGTGTTTGATGTTACACCGCTGTGTTTCAAAGGCGGCCGTATGAGTGAGGAATCGCATAACATGCGTCCAGGCAGGCGGCGGAGCGGTAACGACGGACTGAATAGCGTTTACCTGTTTACCGGCTGACCCCTTTCGAGGCTCTCCGGCTCCGGTGCATCTCGATTCCGTATCAAAGGGGCTTGCTTGGCCGGTTTCTTGGCGCATTCCGTCATGGCCTGGCCCATTTTCAGTTCAAGGAACTGTCGGGAGAGGTGGCAGTGATACTGAGATAGTCAGACCCGTGCCCAATAAAACCCTGAGCGTCGATTCAGACAAACAGTCATTTGCCATGCAAATTGCTCCTTATCTTATGGCCGATCGGTGGGGTCCGCCAAGGGAGAGACGTCCGGAGAAGGTCCTGATGTTGCAGGCAGCTTCATTCTCCGTCATTCTTGTCCAAAATTGGACGCTCGACGCTGTAATATCTTGGTGGAGCGCTTGGCGAAGAATGATGGGACCTTGTGGTGACGATAGCCGACGGGAGATACCGTGGCAGAGgaacctggagaagaggagaagcggaGTGCCTGGGGTTGAAGCTGGGCTGCCGTGAGAGCAAGGCGGAGAGAGACCAAGAGCAAGGTTGAAAGATCACGCAGAGGCGTCCCCGTGAAACAATCAGCCCGCCTCTGGCCACCACCACACCTTCTTTCTTATCTCCGCTCTCAACTTCTTCGatcatctctttctcccagtttATTCCTTTTGTCAGGCCTACCTTCAGGCCTATTTTTCGTGCTTTAGGACTTTGCACCGCCCCTTTGGTCTCTAATCTATAAGCTGCCAAGAGGATCGCCAGCTCCAAGGACCGGCGTCTCCACTAGTCGCTTGACCCAGCGTGAACCTCAATTTAAGCCAGCGACAAGACGAGTGGCTTCCCGAGTGCTTGGCTAGATGTCGGATCTGGGATTCCTAAACCGTGGTTCCCTGCCTAGACTCTTGTCGAATTCCGTCAGACACAGCCCCAGTTGCCATGTGCCCAATGCCTGACGCAGTTGGTTGACCGCGTTTGCGCTGACGAGCTGACCCGTGCTGGTTGGGTATGAAGGCGAGCGTAGCTTGGCGGTCTCTAGGAAACGAGACGAAAACAAATTCCAGCGAGGCGGAACCCAAGGATCAGGGGTCAGTTGCCCACAAGGTCATCGGCAATTCCTTTATCCCGTTATCTCAATGTTATAAACTAACTCACCTACTGAGCCTCTACAGTACTGAACCAAGGTATAAGAGCACCGCTTTTCCGTAaacaggaagagaagagagttCGGCTTGAGATGTCGACGCCCAAGCGAAGGTTTTGGCTCCCAGCAAGTATTGGCCTGCGCCAAGGATATTTTTTCCGGTATAACATGCGCCTTGCGGAATTATCACGTCTCGGGTCGCCATCACAGGCGCATACGTCTGACTCGGTCATCAGTCGTTATGTTCCGGGTACGACGGAGAATGGACCGAGCCATGCGTGGTGGCTGAATTGCGGCATGAGTAATGTAGAAGACGAcgcagcttcctcttccattgGCCGTGAACCAGCTTGGCGAGCTTCTTCCGTCACCATTTTAGGCGGGATCAAAGTCTACGGCTGCGTCGATCCTTGAACAGGCCCGGCAAACCTATCATACTTCAGGAGGCGCCTCGGTCCTCCATGCTTGTTGGTGCGTTCTAACTGCCATCTCACCCTCGCGCCGATTATTCCCGATCTTCCAGGAGATAGCTCTGCTCGCCGAGCTATGGTGTCCAGTAATACGACCGTAGCGCAGAGGTCATACTTCAGCGTTTCGCTCTTAGCCCTTGCAGTTTCATGTCATTGCGTCATCTCCTGGGCTTATCTATAAGGTGCGACGCATATACCTTTTTGGGTCTTTGATCCACTATGAAGCCCGTCTGTCTCGGCAGCGGGGCGGCGGAGCTGGAGTCTACTCACAGTCCATACCGGCGCGGGGTGGCGCCTGGCTAGGGACCCTAATTTCAAGCATACTTTGTCCACTTGATAAGGCATTGTATTGACATAATATTGCGGAGTAATCGCTAACGACTTTTACAGGCATAGGGAAAGTGGCCCGACCAATGGATTGTCAGGATGCGGCAGCATTTCCTAATCTGAACACTATATGCTCCGCATCCCAGCACTTTACCCTGTCATGCATACTATAGAGCGAGCTCTTGGAGTTACGCAAGCCTATCATGATGTTTCGAAGTGAAAGCGGCTTCCCAGCTATACGCAAACCCTGAGCAACGATGGCTTTTACAAATGACAGTGGCGAGAGCTAAGAGCCGTCTATTCCATACAATCACGATCGGGTACTACCAACTCAAGCAACTCAGATAATATAAACCCTCCCCTAGTAGTGCAGTAGGTGGACACGATTCGCCGGTCAAGGTTTGATGAGAGATGGCGAGGGCTGTGCAGTCCCCCGGACGGGGCATATCCGTCTCCAACTCAAGGTCTCCTGCCTAGGCAACAGTCACCCTGCAAGCCTAAAGAGCGTGGGGGTATGGAATGATCGACGTAATCCAGCACCGGCCCTTATCCCCACATTTTGAACTAGATTATCTCTGCGACGACTGGAGTGACTTGAGCAGGGCTTGCAGTAAGATTTCATCCTTGCCGCATGTTTATCATCCTTTCGCGCCGCGTAACAGGGTCGTCTACACGATGGAGCTGCAAGACCGTCCTTGAACGTGAAAGGTTGCTGCCTGGCTGTACTATATAACTGACTAAGGCGAGGTAATCCTAACGGTTTTCAAGCATGCAAATCGTGTCAACTCTTCATGAAGACAAGCAGATAACTTGTGTTGTTGTGCCAATTCATCACTACGAAACAAGTTTGAGTCAACATGACACATGCGGTAATCTCTTTAAACGAACATCGTCTGCTAACAAGCAGTAGTTTGATTATTGTAGCAGTGGTCACCTTCCGGTCGGGGAAACGCTGTGTGCTACAAAGTTCTCCGAACTCTTTGCCCTACTCTTGCCAACATTCTAGCCCTTAAGTTGCGGCACGACGTAGCCGCGGTTAGCCCACTAGCTGCTTACTGTAAGTTTATCATGGAAGTCATATGTGAAAGCAGTGGGATGCCCTTACTCGAGCTTCGGCATATGCGTAATCGCGCGTTAAGGAAACACCTGGTTTTCATAGCGAGTCACGCAACACCTATGCAGCATCTGTGTGTCTAAGGTATGCTTGTTCAGGCGCTCATGCTCCGCTAGTACTAACACAAACCTTTCAGTTTCCAAAGCTGAGATACATAACAACCTCGGAATGACCAGCATCATGGGAGCTCTCCTACCGGAATAAGCCAACTCGAGCACTTGCGCTGAGACAGCATTAGGCGTGCGGACGCTCGAACCCGAGCATCACACGAAATTCCAAGTACCATTGTTATTGGCGATTATTCGAGAGGGTTCGCGTCAAGTCACCCGTGGATAAGTGGCTACATCCTCTGGAGAGTGTGGACTGTTGCTGCGAAAAAGCTCCAAACAGCCGATCCCTGAATAATCGATAATCCTAAGCAGTAATGGCGGTTGCAGAACGGCATTTAGAAGGATATGAGGAGACCAGAATGTTATCTGTAATGCTCTAGAGACGGTTGAGCGCGGCTCCGAAAGACTACGTAAAAGCCTTGAACCAAATAAAGGCACATTAGCGTCAGCCCTGTATAGATCGACCCACCTTCTGATTGGGTTTGAAATTCGACCCGCCCCAGCCACACCCCGCTATCCCAAAATAGCTCGCTAGACACATATCCCAGCCACACGCTAAACCTTTCCAGGCAAAGAATCATCAGCAGACGCGTAGACTAGGCGCCAATTTATTTAGCAATAAACCTGCCCAAAAACTCTTTGAATGTCTTTATAACATCATTTGAGTTGGGAGCCTTCAGCAGGAAAAGTTAGGCCAAGCAATATCATAGCGATGGCACCCTACTATGCCCTCCTTACCGACCGCGGCATCGCCGCAGAGTCCCACTCTCATCTCTACAAGCGCGATCTCACAGTCAACCACACCCAAGCGGTAACTCTCGGCGTGATGGCTGCCTATGTTGTAGTAATAGCTATACTCTGGAATGTGCCGTATCTGCGGTACTCACTGTGGCCGTTCAAAGTGCGTCTTTAACCCTCTCCGTCCTGTCTACCATAATAGCAAACTGACACAACAAGATGCTGGTAATCGCCTTCCACGAATTCGGCCACGCCATAACCGCCTGCTGCACTGGCGGTCGCGTGAAATCCATCTCACTGGACCCCCACGAAGGCGGCGTCACGCACATGCAGGGCGGGATGGCCGCAATCACGCTGCCGGCGGGGTACCTGGGCTCCTCGATAATCGGGGCACTGCTGATCTTCGCGGGTTTCAATATCATTGCCAGCAAAGTGGCTAGTATTGTACTGGGTGTGTGCTTTCTGCTCACACTCTGGTGGGCGAGGAGGGATCTTTTGACGATCGTGACAGTCTTGTTGGCGGTGGGGCTGTTGGTTGCGTGCTGGTTTATTGCGCATGGGGAGGCACTGAAGTGGGTTGTTGTATGTTTCCCCCTTTTCTGTGGTATCGGGAGAGGTTACACTCGTGGGTGCTGACGAATGATTGATTTGTAGTTATTCATTGGCGTCATGTCCGCGCTGTATAGCGTTTGGGATATTGTGAGTCTTCACCCCAGGTCCTACCTCTACCTAGCTCCGCTAACGGGATGTTGTTGCAGTGCGAcgacctcatcctccgcaaagTGAATTCCTCAGACGCAAGTGTCTTTGCGCAGCGCTATGGCGGGTCCTCACGCTGCTGGGGTCTTCTTTGGTCCCTGATCTCTCTCATTTTTATCGCCATTGCGATTGTTGCAGCAATAGCTGCGTTTCCGCAGTCGTTTAGCCAACAGGAGGATGATTCGAAGAGTTTCTTGCCGACGAAGTTCTAGGCGCTTTAGCCGGTTGATATATCTTTGTGGTTATGCGAAGTATTCATGATTGACGACAAGTGGTAACTTCGGCGTGTAATAGGGTTCAAATTCGGGGTGCTAGGTACAACTGGCGGCACATCAGGTCCTTTTTGATTGTTTCTGGGTTTATTGATACCACAACTCAAGAGTTAGCGAGTGAAATTGAGCTTAGAGCATCATTACCTACAGTTTTGGCAACAAACAGTTATGGGATTTAAGTGATGTAAGGCcgcaagaagagaaagagatggcTTCAAGAGGGCTGAATTAATCTACCCTATCACTATCTAATTATGTACCAGACTCATGTTTGTACAGTCCACCAGGGCGCACCAAGCACTTGCTAGATTCCATCAATGTCCTTGCGCTGGAGGTAAGCAAGTTGAGATGGATGAAACAAATCCATGCATACAAAACACCAGACGCCGATACCAATCATTAACAATGAAGGAAAATATTTAGGGAATTGGGTATCTCGTAGAATTCTTGCCCGTTAACGGTGGCATACGTCCGCCTCCTCCGATGGCGGCCCGAAGGTCAAAGTCGGGATTATTCTCGAGTAGGACGTCGCGCTTCTGTTGAACAGCTTGTGCCGGCATAGGGGGCGGACGCCACCTGGGGTTGATTGGCCGCTCCGATATTGACGTGAAATGGCTTACTTCGCTAGCAGCAGGTGAGCCCGGACGTTCCGCCCCATTTTCCTTCAATTTTTGCTCACCAGAATTGCCTGGCGTCAAGACAGAGGGTACTCCTGAGTTACCAACTGCCGACTCGTTCCGACTCGTGTACACCGGGTCCTCATCTTCGTAATACATACTACCTGACTGGGAACGGGCATGCCGTGGTTGATTAGGTTGATATGGCAAGTTTGGCTCGCTCGATTGGTATGCTTGCGGTCCCCAATTTCTACGGGGGGGCACATATGACCTGGGTGAAGCGATTAGTTAGCTATTTTTTGAGAAACAGAGAGGTTGAACAGCCATACTGTGTGCGGCTATAAAGGCTCGTGGGGCTAACAGGCTCGTGCTGATTATCAATGGAAATGGCATGGAGTTGTTGCTGCTCAGGTACTTCATCCTGAGCATCCGGCTCATGTCGCGGCTGCGGCATCATTTCAATAGCTTGGCCAGCTGGGCCCGGAGCTGCTGGCGCCGCCATTGGCCCGGGAGTACGCTGGCGTGACGAAGGTCCACGATATCCGTACTCATCTTCACCCATTGCGCGTGCGTTACCATATCCGCCCGCTGCCGGTTGCGGCCGGTATCCTCCACGTGCCATCGGTCCTGCAGGTCCGCCGCGCATTGGGCCCATATAACCACCCCGCCCGGTGAGAGGAGCACGAGAATTGGGCCCGTAGCGGGCCTCCGTAAGGTCCGCCACGACCATATCCTCCGCGAGGTGGATACCCGCCACGGCCACGTGGAGCAAATCCTGTAGGGGGCCCTCTTCGCGGGTCCGAATATTGGTCGCGCACTCTGGAGTCAGGAGGTGGGGGTCCAGGAGGTCCAGGCGTACGCATTCTAGGAGCGGAGTTGTAGGCTCCTGGTGGTAACGGGTTCCCGAAATCATCTCGAGGGGCGTTATAAGGAACTGGATCTCCAGGAATCCGCGACTGATACCCAGCGTCTTGGGCGCTCGGATCGCTGTGGTTATTTAGAGGTGTACGATCGTCGTCACTTGAACGCGTGTTTGTGCGAAAGGTGGCGAACGTAGGCCCGGACTCTGAGCTTTGAGTTGCAGCGACGAAGgtttctttggcttcaggCGCGATTGGCTTGCTCTCATTCAAtgcagccgcagcggcgTTCTGACGATTATAGTAGTTCTGCCCACTCATTTCGGCATTTTCCGCGATGCGCCTCTTGCGAGCCTTGCGACTGACCAGAGTCCGGCGCATGGCACAAGTGACAACACCGCAAGTGACCAGGATAATAGTCGCGGCGAGAACTATCCAGCCACCCCATGACAAATGCGGCACAAAGAGCAGTATATCGACCAGGAAAGCAAGCAACGAGACGAGAAGAGTCGGAAGGAGCAAGATCAACAAGGCCAGTAAGTAGCGAGGCGAATGCGACGGAGCGTGCAGATGAGCCGCAGCAGCGAGACAAAGGCAGATCAAAGTGAGAAAAGCAGCGATCGGGTGGACGATAAGGATAGAAGAAAGTGATCTCCGCGCGTCGGACGGGAGGTTAAAGTCGCTGTCCGTACTTCCAGTGTTTTCGATTTCCTCTGCGCTAAGATTAGCGACCTCAGACCTGAGGGGTAAACGCAACAAACCTGTGGTATAGCCGATGTGGATCGCGGTGCAAGTGCCAGCTTTGCAATAACCGAAGACCCCATATTCGACATTGTCAAAAGTTGCCAACGGAATACTCTTAACAATAGGAGTCGATATcacggagagaagaaggaggacaAAGGCGATCAGGAGAAGGATGGTCAATGGGGTTGCCGGTTTGAGCAACATTGCGACCACAAGACAACCGCCCGTCGGACAGAGTGTAGGGAAACGAACGTCAGGTACTGCCCCCAGACAGCAGCTCGCCCAAGCGGAATAATAAACTCTAAAAGTATAGCATTGAGCGTAGCATTGATTGCAGCAGCGCTTCTCCTGGAAGAAACTGTGGGTGAAAGGAGGTAAGAGGGCGAAAGAGAGCCAGGAGGGAGGGCGGCAGTACGGAGTAGCGGCAATAAGGCAGAAGCGAAGAGCTCTTGTCCAGACAAGAGAAGataagaaaagagaaaaaagagccTGAAATGAATGGAGAGAATAGTGTACTAAGGTAGTAGTAACTGGCTAGCGACGATGGTAAATGGTGGAATAAGGTATAAGCATGACGGCGGCTTGATTGATTGCTTAAGGATGGCGTCGGCAAGTTGGAGGAAAGACTGAATAGTTAAGAGGCGGGTCTTAGTCATCGACTGTCTCAATTTCCATGATATGCCCACTTCCTTTCTTCTACTATTGTGGGATCTACAGCCAAAATTCACTTGACAACAAGAACATCTTCAGAATGTTTGGTAGACCGTGACCTGCGTCTACATAAAGACGCTAGAATTCTTCCTCGAGTAGGCGTCGCTTCCTCCTGTGGTGGCTGAGCCCAGATTAGAACAAGCGATACCTTTTTAATGCATCCACTACTCACAGACTTCACCATGATTCGCTGTCCGCTAAGGAGGAGAGCACGAGTTTACCAGGTCGAGTTCCACCACTGCTTGCCGAGACTGTCGCTGTGCGTACCAGCTCGCTgcagaagaaaacatcacGAAAGGTAGAGCCTTGCTGCATCCAGACTCAGTCAGCTGATTCACATGCTGTGACACAGTGAATGTTCCCTTGGATATCGTGTCGGCCAGCGCGCTAAGAGGTGGCTGCTTTTGCGGCAAAGACGCTTGACCCAAGACCATACCCGAGTAAGATCAGCTATACGATAATTACGATCGGGTCTTTAACCGGTCCTGTGGAAATTAATGACGCGACGCTTTTCTCCACGACGGAAACCGGCCAGCCTTCCTGCAATCAATCTTGAGAGACTGAAACAAATCAAATGGATGGACTTCGTCGTGATACGCGATGATACCCTTGGTTTCGCTCCTTTTCCCGACTATTCAACAAGTGCTGTTTTGAGATAGTGGGACGTGGAGTCGACACTGCAACGACGCAATCCAGTTTCACGATTCTACGCTCTAGGCCTTCACCCGCGCTGCAGAGGCTCCGCAGCTCCACCTGGCACCGCCGCATCGGCCTGCGATTGACAGCTTGTGGACCCTGGGGTTTAGGTTGCAAGAAGTTTAGCTCATCTCACGGCAGTCAGCAAACATTGTACGGACTTCGGGGTTCAGAAAATAAAGACCGTGCCTTGACCgaggcctagctgatcttCTTTGTGCTCTCATGCCGCGGTTTGCTCTGCCAGCATGGTCTAGGTAAGCCCGATTCGAGTTTCATCGTCTACGGAGCACTGGCGGGATTTCTGGTGAGACAGCAAACACTCGAGGTCGCTATTTGCAGTTGGTAGGTTCGGCCAATTCCAATAGTAGGCTCGCAGGCGCTCCAAGTTGTGGTGGTGATTTTCTGCTGATGATCGAGGTGAACTATTGAAGACACCACACTATGGAGTATTATTCCCGACTAGTGTTTGCTAGATTAGCCAGGCTTTTACTTCAAAGACTGGAAACAGCCTGACGTATAACCagggttttt
This genomic interval carries:
- a CDS encoding YoaK family protein (transcript_id=CADANIAT00005553), with protein sequence MQHPPRVLKEIETAPLGSTPTAPNTSNNRLTYWDTATGPQGQQDDSRYPGGLWSVGGSTTVSLAGNTVTLSDEEPVSWQSSFSRHMKCNVNTQHTDIFLVMCGFVSGLVDGLSFNAWGSFSSMQTGNTVFIALGVSGQPAYPAYLWAKSLIALTVFLIGNVIFIRVGRVLGACRRSSLVLSFGVQTICILVAALLVQLGVVDPKPEDPRAPIQWMQVLPISLLAFQAAGQITASRILKFDELPTVVLTTLLCDLLVDPELSAPLRANGKRNRRIGGFVALFLGAMTAGGLSKVTEMAASLWFAMCIKLIITASWFVWKGERSKKMEGDGSV
- a CDS encoding M50 family metallopeptidase (transcript_id=CADANIAT00005554), producing MAPYYALLTDRGIAAESHSHLYKRDLTVNHTQAVTLGVMAAYVVVIAILWNVPYLRYSLWPFKMLVIAFHEFGHAITACCTGGRVKSISLDPHEGGVTHMQGGMAAITLPAGYLGSSIIGALLIFAGFNIIASKVASIVLGVCFLLTLWWARRDLLTIVTVLLAVGLLVACWFIAHGEALKWVVLFIGVMSALYSVWDICDDLILRKVNSSDASVFAQRYGGSSRCWGLLWSLISLIFIAIAIVAAIAAFPQSFSQQEDDSKSFLPTKF
- a CDS encoding protein palI (transcript_id=CADANIAT00005555); translation: MLLKPATPLTILLLIAFVLLLLSVISTPIVKSIPLATFDNVEYGVFGYCKAGTCTAIHIGYTTGLLRLPLRSEVANLSAEEIENTGSTDSDFNLPSDARRSLSSILIVHPIAAFLTLICLCLAAAAHLHAPSHSPRYLLALLILLLPTLLVSLLAFLVDILLFVPHLSWGGWIVLAATIILVTCGVVTCAMRRTLVSRKARKRRIAENAEMSGQNYYNRQNAAAAALNESKPIAPEAKETFVAATQSSESGPTFATFRTNTRSSDDDRTPLNNHSDPSAQDAGYQSRIPGDPVPYNAPRDDFGNPLPPGAYNSAPRMRTPGPPGPPPPDSRVRDQYSDPRRGPPTGFAPRGRGGYPPRGGYGRGGPYGGPLRAQFSCSSHRAGWLYGPNARRTCRTDGTWRIPAATGSGRIW